A region from the Sandaracinus amylolyticus genome encodes:
- a CDS encoding caspase family protein, producing the protein MHSLVGRGSALASVFLLVACGSRGDAGSAPPPPTPAVATAPVGDVLLDRDGTLEPTDPRGVSSFVDRFDVPVAAGEHVRVTLTSSAFDPVLEVTPPRGAPLTNDDLRGDRARSEIELVATQAGALKVQVTSFAPSAQGAYHVHVERVRVPSTPSAPQVAAAEPARRHHVLAGVLSSLARPPQSAAQTPMPLRVGDRASGTLAPGDTTLDSGELADVYVLDVSAPTDLTIQMQSTALDAYLVVRGPGDVGPSAREWENDDSGGTRDASVSIPQAAPGQYRVFATTFRAGMTGAYELKALSTRDGASTGATTTTAAEQVIAGELAAGDRALVSGELSDEHRFTWPVGTAVHLEARSSAFDTYLILHTPGGQQRDNDDQSPGVLNAAMDFVVQEPGEHRVLVTSYRPGETGRYELVVRGGGAAPTAPSAPPPTTVASQPTAGQPIRGALAAGDATLSSGEFADTHRMTFTAGQPVSIRVESSAFDTYLIVRSPSGRQQDNDDLQPGVLNSGIDIPAAEAGEYQVLVTSYRPGETGAYVLTTSAGTTTTPQPGPGTPPAAPGVGSGSRVWVLSVGISDYPGGANDLPECANDAVKIAEALRNQGLTAPDREFLLTDGRATTAAIRDAMQRITSQIRPDDTFVFFYSGHGGQNESRSSDARELDAIDEYLFVHDGPLLDDELGRMMDAVRARTALVAIDACFAGGFAKDVITRPGVVGLFSSEEDVTSAVASQFQAGGYLSHFLRLGIQGEADHDPRDRVMTVGELTHYVWQQYGRHASDVRMGMGYQQLVVDRGAVRATQELWRNDR; encoded by the coding sequence ATGCACAGCCTCGTCGGGCGCGGCTCGGCCCTCGCGTCGGTCTTCTTGCTGGTCGCGTGCGGGAGCCGCGGCGATGCCGGGAGCGCGCCACCGCCGCCGACGCCGGCCGTCGCGACCGCGCCCGTGGGCGACGTGCTGCTCGACCGTGACGGCACGCTCGAGCCCACCGACCCGCGCGGTGTGAGCTCGTTCGTCGATCGCTTCGACGTGCCCGTCGCCGCAGGCGAGCACGTGCGCGTCACGCTCACGTCGAGCGCGTTCGATCCCGTGCTCGAGGTCACGCCGCCCCGCGGCGCGCCGCTGACGAACGACGACCTGCGCGGTGATCGCGCGCGCTCCGAGATCGAGCTCGTCGCGACCCAGGCTGGTGCGCTCAAGGTGCAGGTCACGAGCTTCGCGCCGAGCGCGCAGGGCGCCTACCACGTGCACGTCGAGCGCGTGCGCGTGCCCAGCACGCCGAGCGCGCCGCAGGTCGCCGCCGCCGAGCCCGCGCGCCGCCATCACGTGCTCGCCGGTGTGCTCTCGTCGCTCGCGCGTCCGCCGCAAAGCGCGGCGCAGACGCCGATGCCGCTGCGCGTCGGCGATCGCGCGAGCGGCACGCTCGCCCCGGGCGACACGACGCTCGACAGCGGTGAGCTCGCCGACGTCTACGTGCTCGACGTGAGCGCGCCGACCGACCTCACGATCCAGATGCAGTCGACGGCGCTCGACGCGTACCTCGTCGTCCGCGGCCCCGGCGATGTTGGTCCGAGCGCGCGCGAGTGGGAGAACGACGACAGCGGCGGCACGCGCGACGCGTCGGTGTCGATCCCGCAGGCCGCGCCCGGCCAGTACCGCGTCTTCGCGACGACGTTCCGCGCGGGCATGACCGGCGCGTACGAGCTCAAGGCGCTGAGCACGCGCGACGGCGCGAGCACGGGCGCGACGACGACGACCGCCGCCGAGCAGGTGATCGCGGGCGAGCTCGCCGCCGGTGATCGCGCGCTGGTCAGCGGCGAGCTCTCCGACGAGCATCGCTTCACGTGGCCGGTCGGCACCGCGGTGCACCTCGAGGCGCGCTCGAGCGCGTTCGACACCTATCTGATCCTCCACACGCCCGGCGGGCAGCAGCGCGACAACGACGATCAGTCGCCCGGCGTGCTGAACGCGGCGATGGACTTCGTGGTGCAGGAGCCCGGTGAGCACCGCGTGCTCGTGACGAGCTATCGCCCCGGCGAGACCGGACGCTACGAGCTCGTCGTGCGTGGCGGTGGCGCGGCCCCGACCGCGCCCAGCGCGCCGCCGCCGACGACCGTCGCGTCGCAGCCCACCGCGGGCCAGCCGATCCGCGGCGCGCTCGCCGCCGGCGACGCGACGCTCTCGAGCGGTGAGTTCGCGGACACGCACCGCATGACGTTCACCGCGGGCCAGCCGGTGAGCATCCGCGTCGAGTCGAGCGCGTTCGACACGTACCTGATCGTCCGCTCGCCGAGCGGTCGCCAGCAGGACAACGACGACCTCCAGCCCGGCGTGCTGAACAGCGGCATCGACATCCCCGCGGCGGAGGCCGGCGAGTACCAGGTGCTCGTCACGAGCTATCGCCCCGGCGAGACCGGCGCGTACGTGCTCACCACGTCGGCGGGCACCACCACGACGCCGCAGCCCGGCCCGGGCACGCCGCCCGCAGCGCCCGGCGTCGGCTCGGGCTCGCGCGTGTGGGTGCTCAGCGTCGGCATCAGCGACTACCCGGGCGGCGCGAACGATCTCCCGGAGTGCGCGAACGACGCGGTGAAGATCGCCGAAGCGCTTCGCAACCAGGGCCTCACCGCGCCGGATCGCGAGTTCCTCCTCACCGACGGGCGCGCGACGACCGCCGCGATCCGCGACGCGATGCAGCGCATCACGTCGCAGATCCGGCCCGACGACACGTTCGTCTTCTTCTACTCGGGCCACGGCGGACAGAACGAGTCGCGCAGCAGCGACGCGCGCGAGCTCGACGCGATCGACGAGTACCTCTTCGTGCACGACGGGCCGCTCCTGGACGACGAGCTCGGCCGCATGATGGACGCGGTGCGCGCGCGCACCGCGCTCGTCGCGATCGACGCGTGCTTCGCGGGCGGGTTCGCCAAGGACGTCATCACGCGCCCGGGCGTGGTCGGTCTCTTCTCGTCGGAGGAGGACGTGACGAGCGCGGTCGCCTCGCAGTTCCAGGCGGGCGGATACCTGTCGCACTTCCTGCGGCTCGGCATCCAGGGCGAAGCGGATCACGATCCGCGCGACCGCGTGATGACGGTCGGCGAGCTGACGCACTACGTGTGGCAGCAGTACGGCCGCCACGCGAGCGACGTGCGGATGGGCATGGGCTACCAGCAGCTCGTCGTCGACCGCGGCGCGGTGCGCGCGACCCAAGAGCTCTGGCGCAACGACCGCTGA
- a CDS encoding peptide MFS transporter yields MSVQATGAEAVETPISPFEKRVGHHPALFVLFFAEMWERFSYYGMRALLVLYMLSGFLRYDDNRAFGVYGAYTALVYMTPFVGGIVADKLIGQRAAVIIGGSLMALGHLVMAIEDQYAFFCALALLIVGNGFFKPNIGTILGSLYSVPRLDPNRDGAFTIFYMGVNLGAAMAPLLCGYIGQTYGWHYGFGLATIGMMVGLAIFVAPTIVTQVMIGLGSIASAGALLFVGSQQTIWVLGPNVFVAIALLVAMGLALWALANGALPKHVGAPRSKAAYGRNVSMVLGVITVVVPVFAWLCSNPTVAGYVLFVVGALALAYVLFEAFRVTKIERERLFVILIMCVFSMLFWAFFEQAGSSINLFTDRNIDRVSEERVITQEDVGESMELVLTQEQVGYPQGGRVFTLDQLATARQEAQERGETEVRATWTITEEHVGMGVDGGEVPASVFQAANPIFILLFGLVFTALWGFLAKRQIEPSTPAKFVLGLVQLGAGFAVLWFGTQSADGRGMVGMTWLVLAYLLHTTGELCLSPVGLSMVSKMAPARMVATMMGAWYLATAFSQYLAGLIAMLTGVSHEEGAEGAQVIPPPSETLHVYGDVFVKIAIASFVAAAILAALTPLVKKWMHEHEPVPEKKS; encoded by the coding sequence ATGAGCGTGCAGGCAACTGGAGCGGAGGCGGTCGAGACGCCGATCAGCCCGTTCGAGAAGCGAGTCGGCCATCACCCCGCGCTGTTCGTCCTGTTCTTCGCGGAGATGTGGGAGCGCTTCTCCTACTACGGCATGCGCGCGCTGCTCGTGCTGTACATGTTGTCGGGCTTCCTCCGGTACGACGACAACCGCGCGTTCGGCGTCTACGGCGCGTACACCGCGCTCGTCTACATGACGCCGTTCGTCGGCGGGATCGTCGCGGACAAGCTGATCGGCCAGCGCGCAGCGGTGATCATCGGCGGCTCGCTGATGGCGCTCGGTCACCTCGTGATGGCGATCGAGGACCAGTACGCGTTCTTCTGCGCGCTCGCGCTGCTGATCGTCGGCAACGGCTTCTTCAAGCCGAACATCGGCACGATCCTCGGCTCGCTCTACTCGGTGCCGCGCCTCGATCCCAACCGCGACGGCGCGTTCACGATCTTCTACATGGGCGTGAACCTCGGCGCGGCGATGGCGCCGCTGCTCTGCGGCTACATCGGGCAGACGTACGGCTGGCACTACGGGTTCGGCCTCGCGACGATCGGCATGATGGTGGGCCTCGCGATCTTCGTCGCGCCCACGATCGTGACGCAGGTGATGATCGGGCTCGGCTCGATCGCCTCGGCGGGCGCGCTGCTCTTCGTCGGATCGCAGCAGACGATCTGGGTGCTCGGGCCGAACGTGTTCGTCGCGATCGCGCTGCTCGTCGCGATGGGCCTCGCGCTGTGGGCGCTCGCGAACGGCGCGCTGCCGAAGCACGTGGGCGCGCCGCGCTCGAAGGCCGCGTACGGGCGCAACGTGTCGATGGTGCTCGGCGTGATCACGGTGGTCGTGCCCGTGTTCGCGTGGCTCTGCTCGAACCCGACGGTCGCGGGCTACGTGCTCTTCGTCGTGGGCGCGCTCGCGCTGGCGTACGTGCTCTTCGAGGCGTTCCGCGTGACGAAGATCGAGCGCGAGCGGCTCTTCGTCATCCTGATCATGTGCGTGTTCTCGATGCTGTTCTGGGCGTTCTTCGAGCAGGCCGGGAGCTCGATCAACCTCTTCACCGATCGGAACATCGATCGCGTGAGCGAGGAGCGCGTCATCACGCAGGAGGACGTCGGCGAGTCGATGGAGCTCGTGCTCACGCAGGAACAGGTCGGGTATCCGCAGGGCGGGCGCGTGTTCACGCTCGATCAGCTCGCGACGGCGCGCCAGGAAGCGCAGGAGCGCGGCGAGACCGAGGTGCGCGCGACGTGGACGATCACCGAGGAGCACGTCGGGATGGGCGTCGACGGCGGCGAGGTGCCGGCGTCGGTGTTCCAGGCGGCGAACCCGATCTTCATCCTGCTCTTCGGGCTCGTGTTCACGGCGCTGTGGGGCTTCCTCGCGAAGCGCCAGATCGAGCCGTCGACGCCCGCGAAGTTCGTGCTCGGGCTCGTGCAGCTCGGCGCGGGTTTCGCGGTGCTGTGGTTCGGCACGCAGAGCGCGGACGGGCGCGGCATGGTCGGCATGACGTGGCTGGTGCTCGCGTACCTGCTGCACACCACGGGCGAGCTGTGCCTGTCGCCGGTCGGGCTCTCGATGGTGAGCAAGATGGCGCCGGCGCGCATGGTCGCGACGATGATGGGCGCGTGGTACCTCGCGACCGCGTTCTCGCAGTACCTCGCGGGCCTGATCGCGATGCTGACGGGCGTGAGCCACGAAGAGGGCGCGGAGGGCGCGCAGGTGATCCCGCCGCCCAGCGAGACGCTGCACGTCTACGGCGACGTGTTCGTGAAGATCGCGATCGCGTCGTTCGTGGCCGCGGCGATCCTCGCCGCGCTGACGCCGCTCGTGAAGAAGTGGATGCACGAGCACGAGCCGGTGCCCGAGAAGAAGAGCTGA
- a CDS encoding Uma2 family endonuclease has protein sequence MEPARKTRFTEDEYLAIERASEQKHELIDGEIYATAGGTPRHALVSVNVATALSNALRDRPCVVLSSDQRVAVRSTGMYTYPDVTVVCGTSRFHDKDANTLINPTLIVEVLSSGTETHDRGAKLAHYRRLDSVQEVLLVVPEERRVETHRRIEGGQWISSPLDPASAPRIELASIDVALAWDDVYAKVELLG, from the coding sequence ATGGAGCCTGCTCGCAAGACGCGGTTCACCGAGGACGAGTACCTCGCGATCGAGCGCGCGAGCGAGCAGAAGCACGAGCTGATCGACGGCGAGATCTACGCGACGGCGGGCGGCACGCCCCGCCATGCTCTCGTCTCCGTCAACGTGGCGACCGCGCTGAGCAACGCGCTCCGCGATCGCCCGTGCGTCGTGCTCTCGAGCGACCAGCGCGTCGCCGTGCGCTCGACCGGGATGTACACGTACCCCGACGTGACCGTCGTGTGCGGCACCTCGCGCTTCCACGACAAGGACGCGAATACGCTGATCAACCCGACGCTGATCGTCGAGGTGCTCAGCAGCGGGACCGAGACCCACGATCGCGGCGCGAAGCTCGCGCACTATCGACGGCTCGACTCCGTGCAGGAGGTCCTGCTCGTCGTGCCCGAAGAGCGTCGCGTCGAGACGCATCGGCGGATCGAAGGCGGTCAGTGGATCTCGTCGCCGCTCGATCCTGCGAGCGCGCCGCGCATCGAGCTCGCGAGCATCGACGTCGCGCTCGCGTGGGACGACGTCTACGCGAAGGTCGAGCTCCTCGGGTGA
- a CDS encoding 3,4-dehydroadipyl-CoA semialdehyde dehydrogenase, with protein MITLKSYLRGEWVAGTGRATTLVNPTTEEPIAEASTQGLDLGAALEFARTKGGPALRAATFAQRGAWLDAISKALHARRDALLDESIASCGTTRSDAKFDVDGAIGTLAYYAGLGKKLGETTTILEPAEQLTKSARFFGAHVWTPREGVAVHVNAFNFPAWGLGEKLAVALLAGVPVISKPATSTALLAMRVAEAIVDANVLPPGAFQFVAGSTGDLLDKLGPQDVLAFTGSADTGAKLRGGKGPVERSVRVNVEADSLNSAVLGPDIEPGSDVYATFLRDVVREMTQKTGQKCTATRRIFVPAAVIDRVQEDLAEQLGAIKIGDPARDEVRMGPLATKQQHEDFRSGVAKLVASGARVVHTREVSEPKGYFVAPTLLRADAPASATAVHAHEVFGPCATLMPYAEIAECVKLVAMGEGGLVASVYGDDRALLRELVLGIAPWHGRVVIASSKVADQSIAPGMVLPSCVHGGPGRAGGGEELGGERGLRFYMQRTSIQADRALIDKMFEQAKPE; from the coding sequence ATGATCACGCTGAAGAGCTATCTGCGCGGCGAGTGGGTCGCGGGCACCGGGCGCGCCACCACGCTCGTGAACCCCACGACCGAGGAGCCGATCGCGGAGGCGAGCACGCAGGGCCTCGATCTCGGCGCCGCGCTCGAGTTCGCGCGCACCAAGGGCGGCCCCGCGCTCCGCGCTGCGACCTTCGCCCAGCGTGGCGCGTGGCTCGACGCGATCTCCAAGGCGCTGCACGCGCGCCGCGACGCGCTGCTCGACGAGTCGATCGCGAGCTGCGGCACGACGCGCTCCGATGCGAAGTTCGACGTCGACGGCGCGATCGGCACGCTCGCGTACTACGCGGGGCTCGGCAAGAAGCTCGGCGAGACCACGACGATCCTCGAGCCCGCCGAGCAGCTCACGAAGAGCGCGCGCTTCTTCGGCGCGCACGTGTGGACGCCGCGCGAGGGCGTCGCGGTGCACGTCAACGCGTTCAATTTCCCGGCGTGGGGCCTCGGCGAGAAGCTCGCCGTCGCGCTGCTCGCGGGCGTGCCGGTGATCAGCAAGCCCGCGACCTCGACCGCGCTGCTCGCGATGCGCGTCGCCGAGGCGATCGTCGACGCGAACGTGCTCCCGCCCGGCGCGTTCCAATTCGTCGCGGGCAGCACCGGTGATCTGCTCGACAAGCTCGGCCCGCAGGACGTGCTCGCGTTCACCGGCTCCGCGGACACCGGTGCGAAGCTGCGCGGCGGCAAGGGCCCGGTGGAGCGCTCGGTTCGCGTGAACGTCGAGGCCGACAGCCTGAACAGCGCGGTGCTCGGGCCCGACATCGAGCCCGGCAGCGACGTGTACGCGACGTTCCTGCGCGACGTCGTGCGCGAGATGACGCAGAAGACGGGGCAGAAGTGCACCGCGACGCGCCGGATCTTCGTGCCCGCCGCGGTGATCGATCGCGTGCAGGAGGACCTCGCCGAGCAGCTCGGCGCGATCAAGATCGGCGACCCCGCGCGCGATGAAGTGCGCATGGGCCCGCTCGCGACGAAGCAGCAGCACGAGGACTTCCGCAGCGGCGTCGCGAAGCTCGTCGCGTCGGGCGCGCGCGTGGTGCACACGCGCGAGGTGAGCGAGCCGAAGGGCTACTTCGTCGCGCCGACGCTCCTGCGCGCGGATGCGCCCGCGAGCGCGACCGCGGTGCACGCGCACGAGGTGTTCGGCCCTTGCGCGACCCTGATGCCCTACGCGGAGATCGCCGAGTGCGTGAAGCTCGTCGCGATGGGCGAGGGTGGTCTCGTCGCGAGCGTGTACGGCGACGATCGCGCGCTGCTGCGCGAGCTCGTGCTCGGCATCGCGCCGTGGCACGGCCGCGTCGTGATCGCGTCGAGCAAGGTCGCGGATCAGTCGATCGCGCCGGGCATGGTGCTGCCGTCGTGCGTGCACGGCGGCCCCGGTCGCGCGGGCGGCGGCGAGGAGCTCGGCGGCGAGCGCGGGCTGCGGTTCTACATGCAGCGCACCTCGATCCAGGCCGACCGCGCGCTGATCGACAAGATGTTCGAGCAGGCGAAGCCCGAATGA
- a CDS encoding 5-oxoprolinase subunit PxpA: MRPLLNVDAGEMESEPEALWAIAHALNVACGGHAGDARSMERVLRACREHHVRAGAHPSYPDREGFGRRRIALATEALETSIAAQCRALRVVAERVGIAIEHAKLHGALYHDAAKDPSIAAACVRAIRAELGPVAILGPGDSALEHAARGAGGSYEREGFADRGMRADGSLIPRGQPGALIEDPVRAAGQARALATSGDVDTICVHGDTPGALAIARAVRETLDALGTS; encoded by the coding sequence ATGCGCCCGCTGCTGAACGTCGACGCCGGTGAGATGGAGAGCGAGCCCGAGGCGCTCTGGGCGATCGCGCACGCGCTGAACGTCGCATGTGGCGGCCACGCGGGCGACGCGCGCTCGATGGAGCGCGTGCTGCGCGCGTGTCGCGAGCACCACGTGCGTGCGGGCGCGCATCCGTCGTACCCCGACCGCGAGGGCTTCGGGCGTCGTCGCATCGCGCTCGCGACCGAGGCGCTCGAGACCTCGATCGCAGCGCAGTGCCGCGCGCTGCGTGTCGTCGCGGAGCGCGTCGGGATCGCGATCGAGCACGCGAAGCTGCACGGCGCGCTGTATCACGATGCAGCGAAGGATCCGTCGATCGCCGCGGCGTGCGTGCGTGCGATCCGCGCCGAGCTCGGGCCGGTGGCGATCCTCGGGCCGGGCGACAGCGCCCTCGAGCACGCGGCGCGCGGGGCTGGGGGCAGCTACGAGCGCGAGGGGTTCGCCGATCGCGGCATGCGCGCGGATGGATCGCTGATCCCGCGCGGACAGCCGGGCGCGCTGATCGAAGATCCCGTGCGCGCCGCGGGCCAGGCACGCGCGCTCGCGACGTCCGGTGACGTCGACACGATCTGCGTGCACGGCGACACCCCGGGCGCGCTCGCGATCGCACGCGCGGTGCGCGAGACGCTCGACGCGCTCGGGACGTCGTGA
- a CDS encoding 5-oxoprolinase subunit B family protein — protein sequence MRIEPLGERAVRIEVPAALDRRAMLDALVSMPGVLDAHASESHVCVLFEGAPPELDDLASRIAHVAPRTTREHVIDVIYDGEDLEEIASLARLDRDEVIERHARVVYEVSFVGFLPGFAYLRGLDPALAAIPRRDSPRPRVPAGALALAGGFTGVYPWSSPGGWRLVGRAPCFAPLDGDHVRLAIGDRVRFERVG from the coding sequence GTGAGGATCGAGCCGCTCGGCGAGCGCGCCGTGCGCATCGAGGTGCCCGCGGCGCTCGATCGACGGGCGATGCTCGACGCGCTCGTCTCGATGCCCGGCGTGCTCGACGCGCACGCGAGCGAGTCTCACGTGTGCGTGCTCTTCGAGGGTGCGCCGCCGGAGCTCGACGATCTCGCATCGCGGATCGCGCACGTCGCGCCTCGCACGACGCGCGAGCACGTGATCGACGTGATCTACGACGGCGAGGATCTCGAAGAGATCGCGTCGCTCGCGCGGCTCGATCGCGACGAGGTGATCGAGCGCCATGCGCGCGTCGTGTACGAGGTGAGCTTCGTCGGGTTCCTGCCCGGCTTCGCGTACCTGCGCGGGCTCGATCCGGCGCTCGCGGCGATCCCGCGGCGCGACTCGCCGCGGCCGCGCGTGCCCGCTGGCGCGCTCGCGCTCGCAGGCGGGTTCACCGGCGTCTATCCGTGGAGCTCACCGGGAGGATGGCGCCTCGTCGGGCGCGCGCCGTGCTTCGCGCCGCTCGACGGCGATCACGTTCGCCTCGCGATCGGCGATCGCGTCCGCTTCGAGCGCGTCGGATGA
- a CDS encoding biotin-dependent carboxyltransferase family protein, whose translation MIEIERVVGLAFVQDGGRPGRLREGVPRGGALIASALSAANRALGNPGDAAGIERYGAMTLVARGDVMLADDDARVWTLRDGERVELAWDGARRARFVALRGGIDVPRVLGGRGTLVAARIGGLEGRSLRRGDVLRAESEPMTNVRARPWLAHEGPIRIVAGPDLAAYAPRAIDVLTSRAWRLSTRSDRTGTRLEGATVPWREGAPSARTTPMIAGAIELPPGGEPIVLGVDHPTTGGYPVVAVIARVDLDRFHAIPLGRDVRFAAITIDHARVLLGQSGGTT comes from the coding sequence ATGATCGAGATCGAGCGCGTGGTGGGCCTCGCGTTCGTGCAGGACGGAGGACGCCCGGGCCGGCTGCGCGAAGGTGTGCCGCGCGGCGGCGCGCTGATCGCGAGCGCGCTCTCCGCTGCGAACCGCGCGCTCGGCAATCCCGGCGACGCCGCGGGCATCGAGCGCTACGGGGCGATGACGCTCGTGGCGCGCGGCGACGTGATGCTCGCGGACGACGACGCGCGCGTGTGGACGCTGCGTGACGGGGAGCGCGTCGAGCTCGCGTGGGACGGCGCGCGCCGCGCGCGCTTCGTCGCGCTGCGTGGCGGGATCGACGTGCCGCGCGTGCTCGGAGGTCGAGGGACGCTCGTCGCCGCGCGCATCGGCGGTCTCGAAGGTCGTTCACTGCGGCGCGGCGACGTGCTGCGCGCGGAAAGCGAGCCGATGACGAACGTGCGCGCGCGTCCCTGGCTCGCGCACGAAGGTCCGATCCGGATCGTCGCGGGGCCCGATCTCGCCGCGTACGCGCCGCGCGCGATCGACGTCCTCACGTCGCGCGCGTGGCGGCTCTCGACGCGCAGCGATCGCACCGGCACGAGGCTCGAGGGCGCGACAGTCCCGTGGCGCGAAGGCGCGCCCAGCGCGCGCACCACGCCGATGATCGCCGGCGCGATCGAGCTCCCACCGGGCGGCGAGCCCATCGTGCTCGGCGTCGATCATCCGACGACCGGCGGCTATCCCGTCGTCGCGGTGATCGCGCGCGTGGATCTCGATCGCTTCCACGCGATCCCGCTCGGTCGCGACGTGCGCTTCGCCGCGATCACGATCGACCATGCGCGCGTGTTGCTGGGTCAGAGCGGCGGCACGACGTAG
- a CDS encoding Dyp-type peroxidase, which translates to MRDPRPQPALFHGPGAHAAVVVWRARDGVSTAFLRMRATALIDRSVLVAIAPPLLDAHEREALPAERVLPRAHAGRTMPSTRGSVLVQIASDERDGLIEALRRADALLGTIADRDEEIEGGWPHDRREPFGFREPRVPTHDDVRAALVHEGPLEGATFLLHQRYVQHRARFFARREADRERVVGRTTEGVAISDAPQRAHVRRVHQHAMVRRGFPYRAWGDEGLVYVAIARAPEIFEQTLDAMLGARDGITDAMLDYVEAIGGGLYVVPPL; encoded by the coding sequence GTGCGCGATCCACGTCCGCAGCCCGCGCTGTTCCACGGTCCTGGCGCGCACGCGGCGGTCGTCGTGTGGCGCGCGCGTGACGGCGTGTCCACCGCGTTCCTGCGCATGCGCGCGACGGCGTTGATCGATCGCAGCGTGCTCGTCGCGATCGCGCCGCCGCTCCTCGACGCGCACGAGCGCGAGGCGCTGCCGGCGGAGCGCGTGCTGCCGCGCGCGCACGCGGGGCGCACGATGCCTTCGACGCGGGGCTCCGTGCTCGTGCAGATCGCGAGCGACGAGCGCGACGGGTTGATCGAGGCGCTCCGACGCGCCGACGCGCTGCTCGGGACGATCGCGGATCGCGACGAAGAGATCGAAGGAGGCTGGCCGCACGATCGCCGCGAGCCCTTCGGGTTCCGCGAGCCGCGCGTGCCGACGCACGACGACGTGCGCGCGGCGCTGGTGCACGAGGGCCCGCTCGAGGGCGCGACGTTCCTGCTGCACCAGCGCTACGTCCAGCATCGCGCGCGCTTCTTCGCGCGCCGCGAGGCCGATCGCGAGCGCGTGGTCGGGCGTACCACCGAGGGCGTTGCGATCTCCGACGCGCCGCAGCGCGCGCACGTGCGTCGTGTGCACCAGCACGCGATGGTGCGTCGCGGGTTCCCGTATCGCGCGTGGGGCGATGAGGGGCTCGTCTACGTCGCGATCGCGCGCGCACCGGAGATCTTCGAGCAGACGCTCGACGCGATGCTCGGTGCCCGCGATGGGATCACCGACGCGATGCTCGACTACGTCGAGGCGATCGGCGGTGGGCTCTACGTCGTGCCGCCGCTCTGA
- a CDS encoding ATP-binding protein — MLRRLDDWSKQLDPELLRAAFSPGQVAIIAVWVLGLVAVDALSPGVRAFLELRGGALLAATGPVMLLLLALSFAWVRGTLARRAAPIALLVGTWCVAFVAAALVVFASDRAAPVFGAMIVTTAMVHGYQARSTLQHPFVAIADALAFAIAATLATSSTQLVVLSITGPAGVVGGMMLGWATVRSERLRAQREHLREALEAQLARERARRADEVRGILVDAQARAHDVRNALMGALSALESAAAGYRVSADTERELDRARVALRSAIDITRPTLSSSPSREPVALEPVLQRTLELVGGRFRHVDLAIVPNGREHVSVEVDGGATSLERMLSNLLVNACEGDGARSAARVRVIVEEMVDPAMSIVCVEDDGPGFAKDHLDAPITGFRSTKPEGTGLGLFTVDRLAGASGGWIERHNARTGGAVVRLVLPRASGASA; from the coding sequence ATGCTCCGTCGACTCGACGACTGGTCGAAGCAGCTCGACCCCGAGCTCCTGCGCGCGGCGTTCTCGCCGGGACAGGTCGCGATCATCGCGGTGTGGGTGCTCGGCCTCGTCGCGGTCGACGCGCTCTCGCCCGGCGTGCGCGCGTTCCTCGAGCTGCGCGGCGGCGCGCTCCTCGCCGCGACGGGCCCGGTGATGCTGCTCCTGCTCGCGCTCTCGTTCGCGTGGGTGCGCGGCACGCTCGCGCGACGCGCGGCACCGATCGCGCTGCTCGTCGGCACGTGGTGCGTCGCGTTCGTCGCGGCCGCGCTCGTCGTGTTCGCGTCGGATCGTGCGGCGCCCGTGTTCGGCGCGATGATCGTGACGACCGCGATGGTGCACGGATACCAGGCGCGCTCGACGCTGCAGCATCCGTTCGTCGCGATCGCGGACGCGCTCGCGTTCGCGATCGCCGCGACGCTCGCGACGAGCAGCACCCAGCTCGTCGTGCTCTCGATCACCGGCCCCGCGGGCGTGGTGGGCGGGATGATGCTCGGCTGGGCGACGGTGCGGAGCGAGCGGCTGCGCGCGCAGCGCGAGCACCTGAGGGAAGCGCTCGAGGCACAGCTCGCGCGCGAGCGCGCGCGTCGCGCCGACGAGGTGCGCGGCATCCTCGTCGACGCCCAGGCCCGCGCTCACGACGTCCGCAACGCACTGATGGGCGCGCTCTCCGCGCTCGAGAGCGCGGCGGCGGGATATCGCGTGTCGGCCGACACCGAGCGCGAGCTCGATCGCGCTCGCGTCGCGCTGCGCTCGGCGATCGACATCACGCGCCCCACGCTCTCGTCGTCGCCGAGCCGCGAGCCGGTCGCGCTGGAGCCGGTGCTGCAGCGCACGCTCGAGCTCGTCGGCGGACGCTTCCGCCACGTCGATCTCGCGATCGTGCCGAACGGCCGCGAGCACGTGTCGGTGGAGGTCGACGGCGGCGCGACGTCGCTCGAGCGCATGCTCTCGAACCTCCTCGTCAACGCGTGCGAGGGCGACGGCGCGAGGAGCGCGGCGCGCGTGCGCGTGATCGTCGAGGAGATGGTCGATCCCGCGATGTCGATCGTGTGCGTCGAGGACGACGGGCCGGGCTTCGCGAAGGATCACCTCGACGCGCCGATCACCGGGTTCCGCTCGACGAAGCCGGAGGGCACCGGGCTCGGTCTCTTCACCGTCGATCGTCTCGCGGGCGCGAGCGGCGGTTGGATCGAGCGACACAACGCACGCACCGGCGGCGCGGTCGTGCGGCTCGTGCTGCCTCGCGCGAGCGGAGCGAGCGCATGA